In one window of Camelina sativa cultivar DH55 chromosome 15, Cs, whole genome shotgun sequence DNA:
- the LOC104744412 gene encoding uncharacterized protein LOC104744412: MMLFLVAVLGLIAFYVYKSIKPPPPIPLPKNVSEISPRIKLNDGRYLAYKELGFPKDKAKNKIIILHGFGSSKLVDLKITQEMIDEYKIYFLLFDRAGYGESDPHLSRTLKTDTYDIEELADKLQVGPKFHVLGMSLGAYPVYGCLKYIPHRLSGATLVVPLLNFWWHCLPLNLSMSAFQKLPIPNQLTLGVAHYFPWLFYWWMTQKWFSPFSQDPRETMTERDIELADKHTKHAYIKESALRQGEYVSMQRDIIAGHENWEFDPTELSNPFSDDNKGSVHIWCALEDKQISHEVLLFLCDKLPWIKLHEVPDAGHLIIHEKQHFEDIIKAACS; encoded by the exons ATGATGTTGTTTCTAGTCGCTGTTCTCGGTTTAATAGCCTTTTATGTCTACAAGTCCATAAAGCCGCCTCCGCCAATTCCGTTGCCAAAGAATGTTTCTGAGATATCTCCAAGAATCAAGCTCAATGATGGCAGATATCTAGCGTACAAGGAATTAGGTTTTCCAAAAGACaaagccaaaaataaaataatcattctcCACGGATTTGGAAGTTCCAAGTTAGTGGATTTAAAAATCACACAG GAAATGATCGACGAGTACAAGATATACTTCTTGCTCTTCGATAGAGCTGGCTATGGAGAAAGCGATCCTCATCTATCAAGAACACTCAAAACGGATACATACGATATCGAAGAACTTGCTGATAAATTGCAAGTCGGTCCAAAGTTCCATGTCTTAGGAATGTCACTCGGCGCTTATCCAGTTTACGGCTGTCTCAAGTACATTCCTCATAG ATTAAGTGGAGCAACGTTGGTGGTTCCGCTACTGAATTTTTGGTGGCATTGTCTGCCTCTAAACTTGTCGATGTCGGCGTTCCAGAAACTGCCAATTCCAAACCAATTGACACTTGGCGTCGCACACTACTTTCCATGGTTGTTTTATTGGTGGATGACTCAGAAATGGTTCTCACCATTTAGTCAGGATCCTAGAGAAACTATGACTGAGCGCGATATAGAGCTCGCGGATAAGCATACAAAACACGCTTATATCAAG GAGTCCGCTCTACGTCAAGGTGAATATGTGAGCATGCAACGAGACATCATTGCGGGTCACGAAAATTGGGAGTTTGATCCAACCGAACTGAGCAATCCATTTTCAGATGATAACAAAGGGTCAGTTCACATTTGGTGTGCACTCGAAGACAAACAAATATCGCATGAGGTTTTACTCTTCTTATGTGATAAGCTTCCATGGATAAAGCTTCATGAAGTCCCTGATGCTGGACATCTTATTATTCATGAGAAACAGCATTTTGAAGACATTATTAAAGCCGCTTGTAGTTGA
- the LOC104747976 gene encoding UTP--glucose-1-phosphate uridylyltransferase 2: protein MVPVSEDVSETKNLLDKLVVLKLNGGLGTTMGCTGPKSVIEVRDGLTFLDLIVIQIENLNNKYGSKVPLVLMNSFNTHDDTQKIVEKYTNSNVDIHTFNQSKYPRIVADEFVPWPSKGKTDKDGWYPPGHGDVFPALMNSGKLDTFLSQGKEYVFVANSDNLGAIVDLTILKHLIQNKNEYCMEVTPKTLADVKGGTLISYEGKVQLLEIAQVPDEHVNEFKSIEKFKIFNTNNLWINLKAIKKLVEADALKMEIIPNPKEVDGVKVLQLETAVGAAIRFFDNAIGANVPRSRFLPVKASSDLLLVQSDLYTLVDGFVIRNKARTNPSNPSIELGPEFKKVANFLSRFKSIPSIVELDSLKVSGDVWFGSSVVLKGKVTVTAKSGVKLEIPDGAVIENKNINGPEDL, encoded by the exons ATGGTTCCCGTCTCTGAAG ATGTTTCCGAGACCAAGAATCTTCTGGACAAACTTGTTGTGTTGAAGCTTAATGGAGGTCTTGGAACAACTATGGGATGCACTGGCCCCAA GTCGGTTATCGAAGTTCGTGATGGTTTGACATTTCTTGATCTGATTGTTATCCAGATTGAG AATCTCAACAACAAGTATGGCAGCAAGGTTCCTTTGGTTCTTATGAACTCGTTTAATACACATGATGACACACAAAAg ATTGTGGAAAAGTACACCAACTCAAATGTTGACATTCACACTTTTAACCAG AGCAAATATCCCCGTATTGTGGCAGATGAGTTTGTGCCATGGCCCAGCAAGGGAAAGACCGACAAGGATGGCTG GTATCCTCCCGGTCATGGTGATGTATTCCCAGCCCTCATGAACAGTGGAAAGCTCGATACGTTCTTATCACAG GGTAAAGAATATGTGTTTGTTGCCAATTCAGACAACTTGGGTGCAATCGTTGACTTAA CAATCCTGAAGCATTTGATCCAGAACAAGAACGAATACTGTATGGAGGTTACACCCAAAACCTTAGCTGATGTAAAGGGAGGAACTCTCATTTCTTATGAAGGAAAAGTCCAG CTTCTGGAGATTGCTCAGGTTCCTGATGAACAT GTCAATGAGTTCAAATCAATTGAGAAGTTCAAGATATTCAACACAAACAACCT ATGGATTAATTTGAAGGCCATCAAAAAGCTTGTGGAAGCTGATGCACTTAAAATGGAGATCAtcccaaacccaaag GAAGTTGATGGAGTCAAAGTTCTTCAACTGGAAACTGCAGTTGGTGCTGCGATAAGG TTCTTTGACAACGCTATCGGTGCTAATGTACCTCGCTCACGGTTCTTGCCAGTGAAGGCAAGTTCAGACTTGCTGCTCGTCCAG TCTGATCTCTACACCTTAGTTGATGGCTTTGTCATCCGAAACAAAGCTAGAACTAACCCCTCAAACCCATCAATTGAATTGGGACCGGAGTTCAAGAag GTGGCCAATTTCTTGAGCCGATTCAAGTCCATCCCTAGTATAGTCGAGCTCGACAGCCTTAAGGTTTCTGGTGATGTGTGGTTTGGCTCATCTGTTGTTCTCAAG GGCAAGGTGACTGTAACGGCAAAATCTGGCGTGAAACTCGAAATTCCGGACGGGGCCGTGATCGAGAACAAG AACATCAATGGTCCGGAGGATCTCTGA
- the LOC104744414 gene encoding homeobox-leucine zipper protein HDG8-like: protein MENDGSGSSWNEQYASEDSKQSGKRTGHRHTPQQIQGLEAFFMECPHPDEAQRQQLCEELKLGPDQVKFWFQNKRTQCKAQEERAGNLSLRAENEILKNENEAMFGALSSVLCPDCGGPPFGREEHTLNFQKLLLENVRLKEQRDKIAHLLSNMSKRPTVGDPFASVPTQHISSYGINPSNMFDPSSSFGPPTSQPIQPQPISQMDVSLLSETAASAVEELKRLFFSEEQFWVKSSIDGTDVIDSENYEKFSNAVKKFRSTSAYVESSKDVTVVPIEATTLIEMFLDAEKWKELFPTMVNKAKKLHVLGSELPIRENCNILRVMWEQLHILSPLVPPREFMIVRCCQEISKGLWIIADVSHNVDFDFDFVNASCYKRPSGCLIQSMPNAQSKVMWIEHVEVAQKLDTHKIYRELLSGGSGYGAKRWIATLERMCERMALTSNLTLPASDWSEVIRTGEERRRVLKLGERMIMNFNEMLTMSGKVDFPQQSKCGVRVSMRMNLEAGQPPGLIVSAASSLRIPLPPVQVFDILRKLDTRQQWDVLAYGTVVTEIARIATGSSETNCLSILRVHPTQEENNNGKMIAQESDKDDMLMLQDCYMDALGGMLVYAPMDMATMDTTLSGADVKISDIPILPSGFIISSDGRRSTVEDGGTLLTLAFQILVSGRTSRSREVNERSVDTVSALISSTVQRIKGLLNCPDQF, encoded by the exons atggagaatgATGGTAGTGGGAGCTCATGGAATGAACAATATGCTTCGGAAGACTCCAAGCAAAGCGGGAAGAGGACCGGTCATCGCCATACCCCTCAACAGATCCAAGGACTTGAAGC TTTTTTCATGGAATGTCCACATCCAGACGAAGCACAGCGACAACAGTTGTGTGAAGAATTGAAACTCGGGCCTGACCAAGTCAAGTTTTGGTTTCAGAACAAAAGGACTCAATGCAAA GCCCAAGAGGAAAGAGCCGGTAACTTATCACTTCGTGCAGAAAACGAAATTCTCAAAAATGAGAACGAAGCTATGTTCGGGGCATTAAGTAGTGTACTATGTCCGGATTGTGGAGGTCCTCCTTTTGGCAGAGAGGAACACACACTCAATTTCCAAAAATTGCTTTTGGAAAACGTTCGTCTGAAAGAGCAg CGTGACAAAATCGCCCATTTGCTATCCAACATGTCCAAACGACCGACCGTGGGGGACCCATTTGCTTCTGTTCCTACCCAACACATCTCCTCTTACGGAATCAACCCAAGCAATATGTTCGACCCGTCTAGCTCATTCGGACCACCAACTTCTCAACCCATCCAACCACAACCAATATCCCAAATGGATGTAAGCTTGTTGTCTGAAACCGCGGCAAGTGCGGTTGAAGAGCTCAAGCGGCTGTTTTTTAGTGAGGAACAATTTTGGGTTAAGTCCTCTATCGATGGCACAGATGTGATTGATTCAGAGAACTATGAAAAGTTCTCGAACGCTGTCAAAAAGTTCAGGAGCACGAGTGCCTATGTCGAGTCTTCCAAGGATGTCACGGTGGTTCCAATAGAAGCTACTACCTTGATTGAAATGTTCTTAGATGCG GAGAAATGGAAAGAGCTTTTTCCAACGATGGTGAACAAGGCCAAGAAGCTACATGTGCTCGGGTCGGAGCTTCCTATTAGAGAGAACTGCAATATTTTGCGAGTG ATGTGGGAGCAACTACACATTCTGTCGCCGCTAGTGCCACCAAGGGAGTTCATGATCGTGAGGTGCTGCCAAGAGATCAGTAAAGGGCTCTGGATTATTGCTGACGTGTCACATAACGTTGACTTTGACTTTGACTTTGTCAATGCTTCTTGTTACAAACGTCCTTCTGGTTGTCTCATCCAGTCGATGCCCAATGCTCAGTCGAAG GTAATGTGGATTGAGCATGTGGAAGTGGCCCAGAAACTGGATACACATAAAATCTATAGAGAGCTTTTAAGCGGCGGGTCAGGCTACGGAGCTAAGCGTTGGATTGCCACACTTGAGAGAATGTGTGAGAGGATGGCTCTCACCTCCAACCTAACCCTTCCTGCAAGTGACTGGAGCGAAG TCATAAGGACaggagaagaaaggagaagagtTTTGAAATTAGGTGAGAGAATGATAATGAATTTCAACGAAATGTTGACCATGTCCGGAAAAGTTGACTTTCCGCAGCAGTCGAAATGTGGAGTGAGAGTCTCGATGCGGATGAACCTCGAGGCCGGTCAACCACCCGGTTTAATTGTTAGCGCTGCTTCGTCTCTAAGAATCCCTCTCCCTCCTGTGCAAGTCTTCGACATCCTCCGGAAACTCGACACTCGTCAGcag TGGGATGTTCTTGCCTATGGGACCGTAGTCACTGAGATCGCGCGCATTGCCACCGGATCAAGTGAAACCAATTGCTTAAGCATCCTCCGGGTACAT CCAACGcaagaagagaataataatGGCAAGATGATAGCACAAGAGTCAGACAAGGACGACATGTTAATGCTGCAAGATTGCTACATGGACGCCTTAGGAGGCATGCTGGTGTACGCTCCTATGGACATGGCTACAATGGATACCACTCTCTCCGGCGCGGACGTCAAAATTTCCGATATTCCAATCCTTCCTTCTGGTTTCATCATCTCAAGCGATGGCCGACGATCGACTGTGGAGGACGGCGGAACCTTACTCACGCTGGCCTTCCAGATCCTTGTCTCTGGCAGGACCAGTAGGTCGAGAGAGGTGAATGAGAGGTCGGTGGATACAGTGAGTGCTTTGATCAGCTCAACTGTTCAAAGGATCAAAGGTTTGCTCAACTGTCCTGATCAGTTTTGA
- the LOC104744413 gene encoding homeobox-leucine zipper protein HDG8-like, producing MSKRPTVGDSLASDPTQHIFDHISYYGINPSNMFNPSSSFGPPTSLPIQPQPLSPMHVSLLSETAASAVEELKRLFFTEEQFWVKSSIDGTDLIDSENYEKFSNAVKKFRGTSAHVESSKDVTVVPIEATNLIEMFLDAENWKELFPTMVNKAKTLHVLGSELPIRENCNILRVMWEQLHILSPLVPPREFMIVRCCQEISKGLWIIADVSHNVDFDVCNASCYKRPSGCLIQSLPNAQSKVMWIEHVEVAHKLDTHKIYRELLSGGSGYGAKRWIATLERMCERMALTSNLTLPASDWSEVIRTGEERRRVLKLGERMIMNFNEMLTMSGKVDFPQQSKCGVRVSMRMNLEAGQPPGLIVSAASSLRIPLPPVQVFDILRKLDTRQQWDVLAYGTVVTEIARIATGSSETNCLSILRVHPTQEENNGKLMAQDSDKDDMLMLQDCYMDALGGMLVYAPMDMATMDTTLSGADVKISDIPILPSGFIISSDGRRSTVEDGETLLTLAFQILVSGKTSTSREVNERSVDTVSALISSTVQRIKGLLNCPDQF from the exons ATGTCCAAACGACCGACCGTGGGGGACTCATTAGCTTCTGATCCTACCCAACACATCTTTGATCACATCTCCTATTACGGAATCAACCCAAGCAATATGTTCAACCCATCTAGCTCATTCGGACCACCAACTTCTCTACCCATCCAACCACAACCACTATCCCCAATGCATGTAAGCTTGTTGTCTGAAACCGCGGCAAGTGCGGTTGAAGAGCTCAAGCGGCTGTTTTTTACTGAGGAACAATTTTGGGTTAAGTCGTCTATCGATGGCACAGATTTGATTGATTCAGAGAACTATGAAAAGTTCTCGAACGCTGTCAAGAAGTTCAGGGGAACGAGTGCCCATGTCGAGTCTTCCAAAGATGTCACGGTGGTTCCAATAGAAGCTACTAACTTGATTGAAATGTTCTTAGATGCG GAAAATTGGAAAGAGCTTTTTCCAACGATGGTGAACAAGGCCAAGACGCTACATGTGCTCGGGTCGGAGCTTCCGATTAGAGAAAACTGCAATATTTTGCGAGTG ATGTGGGAGCAACTACACATTCTGTCGCCGCTAGTGCCACCAAGGGAGTTCATGATCGTGAGGTGCTGCCAAGAGATCAGTAAAGGGCTCTGGATTATTGCTGACGTGTCACATAACGTTGACTTTGACGTTTGCAATGCTTCATGTTACAAACGTCCTTCTGGTTGTCTCATTCAGTCCTTGCCCAATGCTCAGTCGAAG GTAATGTGGATTGAGCATGTGGAAGTGGCCCATAAACTGGATACACATAAAATCTATAGAGAGCTTTTAAGCGGCGGGTCAGGCTACGGAGCTAAGCGTTGGATTGCCACACTTGAGAGAATGTGTGAGAGGATGGCTCTCACCTCCAACCTAACCCTTCCTGCAAGTGACTGGAGCGAAG TCATAAGGACAGGAGAAGAAAGGAGGAGAGTACTGAAATTAGGTGAGAGAATGATAATGAATTTCAACGAAATGTTGACCATGTCCGGAAAAGTTGACTTTCCGCAGCAGTCGAAATGTGGAGTGAGAGTCTCGATGCGGATGAACCTCGAGGCCGGTCAACCACCCGGTTTAATTGTTAGTGCTGCTTCGTCTCTAAGAATCCCTCTCCCTCCTGTGCAAGTCTTCGACATCCTCCGGAAACTCGACACTCGTCAGCAG TGGGATGTTCTTGCCTATGGGACCGTAGTCACTGAGATCGCGCGCATTGCCACCGGATCAAGTGAAACCAACTGCTTAAGCATCCTCCGGGTACAT CCAACGCAAGAAGAGAATAATGGCAAGTTAATGGCACAAGACTCAGACAAGGACGACATGTTGATGCTGCAAGATTGCTACATGGACGCCTTAGGAGGCATGCTAGTGTACGCTCCTATGGACATGGCTACAATGGATACCACTCTCTCCGGCGCTGACGTCAAAATTTCCGATATTCCAATCCTTCCTTCTGGTTTCATCATCTCAAGCGATGGCCGGCGATCCACTGTGGAGGACGGCGAAACCTTACTCACGCTGGCCTTCCAGATCCTTGTCTCTGGCAAGACCAGTACGTCGAGAGAGGTGAATGAGAGGTCGGTGGACACAGTGAGTGCTTTGATCAGCTCAACTGTTCAAAGGATCAAAGGTTTGCTCAACTGTCCTGATCAGTTTTGA